In Zingiber officinale cultivar Zhangliang chromosome 9B, Zo_v1.1, whole genome shotgun sequence, the genomic window ACTTCAAATAGTACATTAGTTTATTGACGTTTCTTTATCATAGTGTCTAGCATAGTGATATCATATTACTTGAGGTATCAGGTTCGAATCCTCTTAgcgacaaataaaaaaaataatatttacataatGTTGCTTGAGGTACTGTGTTCAAGTCTTCTTAGTAGCAAAGTGAAACTGTGCCTTCCCAAAAAAATCTCTTCAGATGTTTTTGGGGTATGGGACCGCTCAGCGGTAGGGTCAGTCATTATAAAAAGTTTACTCTATCTTAGTTTTGTCAAAGTACGTCTATCCTAGTGGAAGCACGGAGACACCTGTTGCCTGAGATGCCGGGTTCGAGCCCTCTTAGCAACACATTAATGTTGCCTGCGATGTCATGTCTGAGCCCTCTTAGCAACAATATGGTATTGTGTCTCTCCAAAACATCCCTTCAAGGGTTTCTAAAGTATGGGGCCGCTCTGCGGTGGGGCTAGTCACGTTAAAAAGTTTACCCAACACAGTTTCGTCCTCTCGGGACAgtttagtggctagcgcatgaagtACTACTACCATAAGgtatggggttcgaatctcgatataGCTGAGGTAAATGTCTCTCTCATGTGtcagtcactattctaaaggctagtgaccacccatgatttacctcctccgtgttgatcttGGGATGAGTTGACGAGGGTGCTGGGGGCAAGTGTAGTGATCTTTTACCACCGTGTGGGGTCGAGGAGGGGATGAATGTAGTCGTCTTTTACCACCGTGTAAGACCAAGGAGGTGATCCACtaaaaaagaaagagagtaaaTGATCAGAACGATCTCTTTGCCACCACTGACCACTTAGGACAATAAACGATCTAGCTGAGCTTGAGCTAACTtaggctcgagctcagctcgactCGACTTATACAGGTTTAATTCAAGCTCGAGTTCGTTTGAGTCCGTAGAATTGGGCTAAGCTCAAGTTCAATATTTAATCATGGTCTTGAgctcaattattattattattaattaattaatatattatatattgtaatatatatattattattagttCGTTTGGCTCGATGAACCATAGAGCTAGTAATAATTAGATTCAAGTTAGGCTCAATTTCTAATCAAGCTTCAAGGTCGGTCAACTTCGAGCTCAAGTCGAATTTTGATCAAGTTGCACATGAATAACTCATAAATGACTTGGCTCATTTACATctctatattattattattattattattattattattattatatactaacatagaaaattttatttatttatttattaaattccaCCTTCCTCATGTTTTAGATCATTTTATCTGAGATTagagttaaattaaaattgatttatataaaattatttacaatatagataaaatatatttttttattaaagttatgTGAGAGACAataaatattaaaagaaaaaaaaattaaaaactattatcGAGTGAGGATGACACACTATATATTTTCATGAGCATATTACCCACTATTTTTAACTTATTCTCTATTTCAATTAGAGGTgatctctaaaataaataaataaataaataataataataataataataataataacttctCCTCCAAAATCTCAAACATTAGCGAATAATATTGTTGCATAGCTGGAATTGGTTAATTAGATTCCACCTTGTATTAATTTTGTTTTTTCAATTTATATATGTGTACTAGtagatttctttaattaattctttttctttttccaacGCAATTCAACTGACAAAAAGCAGAACAAGCAGATAATTAAGGTCATCAACTGATCGCACCAACTTAATAGTACGATAAAAAAAGGAGGCTACGTGCCATGCATGCATGTAGCTAATTATTATTTATGCCTCGCTTCAATTTATTCGCTTTTATTTAATAGCTACCCATGCATCGTTCGTGGTGAAGGCAACTATTTTTTAGTCACCATGGCGATCTTCCTGTTCGTGGGTTCATCGTTGGGGATCGTAAATATAGGGCTGCCGTAGATGACGACGTGGCCGTCGCGCTGCAGGACGAGGATGTACTTGCCCTCCGGGCCGCGGGTGTTGCTATCCCAAATTGGGTTGAAGTGAATACCCTCGAAGATGACTAAGTTGCCGTCGGTCTGCATGCGGGCGAAGCACCTGCTGCCTAGGTCGTTGGTTTGGGAGGACCACATGACCTGGTTGTTGTTGTTGGCGTACAGCATCAGGTTGCAGTCGGACTGCATGACGAAGGTATAGTCCCCTTCTTTGAGGGATTCGTCGGTGCGCAGCTTGTGACCTCCATAGAGAATGTTCGTGGATTCATCGCTGCGGCCCCTTTTGACGATCACGGCGCCTTTGGAAGTGGCGGTGTTGGAACCGGGGGGGATGGACCATATAGAGCGGCCGAAGATGACGACGCTGCCGTCGTTCTGCAGGACGAGGATGTAGTTGCCCTCCTCGCCGGCGGTGTTGCTCGACCAAACAACCTGGTCATTGTCGTTGCGGATGACGAGGTTGCCGTTGGTCTGCAAGTGGGCGAAGCAGTTGTTGCCTAGGCCGTTGGTGGGGGAGGACCACACGGTCTGGTCGTTGTCGTTCAGCACCAGGGTGCAGTCGTCGGACTTCATGGTGAATTTATAGTCCCCTTCTCTGAGGGATTCGCCGGTGTTCAGCCTGTCACCGCCAAAGAGAACGTTATTGGCCATGGAGGAAGGCAGGAAGAGGCCGAGGAGGAGAGCAGCAGAGAGCATGCCAAGGGAAGCCATGGTTAAGCTATGGATGCCACTCACTTTAGTCAAAGTGATCGCTTGTTTAGAGTATCATGCAATTCCCATCTATTTATAGATGAGATGGTggtgcatttatttattaaaattaaagcaTTCGAAATTATAGATGAGAATTGAGGtggtaaatttatttattaaaattgaaGCATTCGAAATTATACCAAATGGTTGTGCGGTCGATAATCAAAGTAAATAATTTATCAGTGATTTGTAGAATAGGAcaaaactagcaaataaatatatGCCCTTCATTTTAAGTTTTCTACCATTGTAATGcgcaaatatttaaaaattataatattgacCTAATTTTTACGGAACGTTATTCTGCCAACTCATCCACATTTTTGGTTGACAGTAAGTCATAATCTTgcttaaaatttctaaatattttatccAATGTTTTTACGACAAAAGTTTTGTACGTAATCTAGAAGATATTTTCTGATCGATCCAAATATTCAAAGATGGCCACGCCATTGGAAATGGGACTCGTATATGTCTAACTGTTCATATCGATAAAGTATACAGAAAGTTATTAACAAAAGACATTTATTGAAAAATGATGATTGTAGTAATGAATCGGAGACAAGCTAGCCGAAGTTCATGTTTTTTAAATGTCAGTATAGTAAAAACATTGAGAGCATATCGAACATTAGATGAAAATCAATCGTGCTATATTGACACTACAGAATATCAACAAATGGATGCATAAAGAAACACAAGAATCCTCATTATGGGGTTTAAGTCCAATAAGAAGTTGACAAAAAAtgtaaagtctaagtgggtcaatggTTAATCGGAC contains:
- the LOC122025784 gene encoding mannose-specific lectin-like, with the protein product MASLGMLSAALLLGLFLPSSMANNVLFGGDRLNTGESLREGDYKFTMKSDDCTLVLNDNDQTVWSSPTNGLGNNCFAHLQTNGNLVIRNDNDQVVWSSNTAGEEGNYILVLQNDGSVVIFGRSIWSIPPGSNTATSKGAVIVKRGRSDESTNILYGGHKLRTDESLKEGDYTFVMQSDCNLMLYANNNNQVMWSSQTNDLGSRCFARMQTDGNLVIFEGIHFNPIWDSNTRGPEGKYILVLQRDGHVVIYGSPIFTIPNDEPTNRKIAMVTKK